Proteins from one Stenotrophomonas aracearum genomic window:
- a CDS encoding multidrug effflux MFS transporter: MFGPFSIDTIFPAFLLLGERMQVDQVAVQQTVSVYLLFYGLMSLAHGPLSDAFGRRRVILGGLVLFIAASIGCALSRDLTTLLVFRALQGVTAGVGVIVGRAVIRDLYHGADAQRLMSQVSMIFGIAPAIAPIIGGWILLGGGDWPLIFWFLVAFALVLLVATGKWLPETHPVEARTPLSTGALLRSYVQMGTNPRLLRLAAAGAFNFSGIFLYIASAPVFVMQHLQLGQGGFAWLFIPTIGGMTMGSFLSGRMAGRITAQRQVAIGFSLCAVSALVNLAYVLAVGQIALPWAVLPIFIGGVGMALIFPILALAVLDMYPHQRGLASSMQMFIQLMINTVVAGAVSPLLSGTPLHLALGYAGFFAIGASFWFWERRCERRREAAASLG, translated from the coding sequence ATGTTCGGTCCGTTCTCGATCGACACCATCTTCCCGGCGTTCCTGCTGCTCGGCGAGCGCATGCAGGTCGACCAGGTGGCGGTGCAGCAGACCGTGAGCGTGTACCTGCTGTTCTACGGCCTGATGAGCCTGGCGCATGGTCCGCTCTCTGACGCGTTCGGCCGTCGCCGGGTGATCCTGGGCGGGCTGGTGCTGTTCATTGCGGCGTCCATCGGCTGCGCGCTGTCGCGCGACCTGACCACCCTGCTGGTGTTCCGCGCGCTGCAGGGCGTGACCGCCGGCGTCGGCGTGATCGTCGGCCGTGCGGTGATCCGCGACCTGTACCACGGTGCCGACGCGCAGCGGCTGATGAGCCAGGTCTCGATGATCTTCGGCATCGCCCCGGCGATCGCGCCGATCATCGGCGGCTGGATCCTGCTCGGCGGCGGCGATTGGCCGCTGATCTTCTGGTTCCTGGTGGCGTTTGCGCTGGTGCTGCTGGTGGCCACTGGCAAGTGGCTGCCGGAAACCCACCCGGTGGAAGCGCGCACGCCGTTGTCCACCGGCGCGCTGCTGCGCAGCTATGTGCAGATGGGTACCAACCCGCGCCTGCTGCGGCTGGCGGCGGCCGGTGCCTTCAACTTCTCCGGCATCTTCCTGTACATCGCATCGGCACCGGTGTTCGTGATGCAGCACCTGCAGCTGGGGCAGGGTGGGTTTGCCTGGTTGTTCATTCCCACCATCGGTGGCATGACCATGGGCTCGTTCCTGTCCGGGCGCATGGCCGGACGGATCACCGCGCAGCGCCAGGTGGCCATCGGCTTCAGCCTGTGTGCGGTGTCGGCGCTGGTGAACCTGGCCTATGTTCTGGCCGTGGGGCAGATCGCGCTGCCGTGGGCGGTGCTGCCGATCTTCATCGGTGGCGTGGGCATGGCGCTGATCTTCCCGATCCTGGCGCTGGCGGTGCTGGACATGTACCCGCACCAGCGCGGTCTGGCCTCGTCCATGCAGATGTTCATCCAGCTGATGATCAACACCGTGGTGGCCGGCGCGGTCTCGCCGCTGCTCAGCGGCACGCCGCTGCACCTGGCGCTGGGCTACGCCGGGTTCTTCGCCATCGGCGCCAGCTTCTGGTTCTGGGAGCGCCGCTGTGAACGCCGACGCGAGGCGGCGGCAAGCCTGGGCTGA